In the genome of Candidatus Promineifilum breve, the window GGGCCAACAGGTCATGCAACTCCTGTCGCCGGAAATGCTTAACGTGGTCAGGATTGTAATCGGGCGGCGCGTTGCGAATGTAATCGCCATTCGGCGTGGTGAAATAGGCCCAACCGCCGGGTTTCAGCACCCGGGCGATCTGGCGTACAAAAGCGTCATCCGCCACCACGTGTTCGATCACTTCGACGCAGATAACGCCGTCATAGCTGGCCGACGGCAAATTAGAGCGCGTCATGTCCTGCAAGATAACGGCGCCAATATTACTGCGGTGACGCAAGTGGCGCAGGGTGTTATTGGTCAGACCCAAATCGAGTTGTTCCTGCAACTCGGACTCGCGCGGCATGTCCAGGATCGTGACGTCGGCCGGCAGCCCGACGGTATAGGGCGACTTGCGGCCGCCCACGTCAAGGACGCACGGCCGGCTGAGGCCCGACTCGACTATCAGCCGGCGGATGTCGCGCCGTGCCCGGCCATAAAGGGCGGGTAAAAATGGGATGGACGCCGAAAAAAGTAGCTCATAAGGGGTCATGAGATTATCCATTCATTCTAATGGATCGGGCGGCGCTGTCGATGAATAATGCGTAAAATGAAG includes:
- a CDS encoding class I SAM-dependent methyltransferase, with amino-acid sequence MTPYELLFSASIPFLPALYGRARRDIRRLIVESGLSRPCVLDVGGRKSPYTVGLPADVTILDMPRESELQEQLDLGLTNNTLRHLRHRSNIGAVILQDMTRSNLPSASYDGVICVEVIEHVVADDAFVRQIARVLKPGGWAYFTTPNGDYIRNAPPDYNPDHVKHFRRQELHDLLALHFDAVDVRWGIKTGKYRYLGLRTLTPRHPLSTAQAMAGNVISGWESRGLDEQPQRTAHLLAMARKRA